Within Dermacentor variabilis isolate Ectoservices chromosome 8, ASM5094787v1, whole genome shotgun sequence, the genomic segment GTGATGAATGCAAATCAAGACGAAGGAAGGAGAAATAAGAGGAATGCAAAGAGCGCGACAGAGATGAACGAGACACGGAAAATAAAGATTTATTTGGCGGCAAGGAGGGCCCCCGTTTTAGCTCGGGTTAAGATGACACGTAATTCCGACAACTCTGCATAAAGTTTTGTTGTACTTATAGCTAGTTGGACTCTTTCATGGGCTGTAGTGTGTGCATTGATCGCGAATAAGGTGTAGCGCAAAAAAActggataaagaaaaaaaaaagtgcacaagcGAAAAACACAGGCTTCAATTTACAACTTCGGATTCCTCAAACTATCGGACTACGTTAATACACACTGCACttaatttcagaaaaaaaaaactgcagattgaCGTCTACAAAAGGGAATTCGAAGGAGCGTGTTTCATTATCGCTAATCCACGTAGAAGCTGCAGCTTTGACGCAAGCGTCACGGGACCTGCTTTGGCTATTTTCCTTCctgtcttcgttttttttttttgttcctccaCTGGAGAAGTCGTCGAGGCTGCCTATATTTAGCGGGCCCTTGAAGCTTGCGTCAGTGAGACCTCAGCGCTTACATCAGCGATAGCCAGCGCCTTTCCTTAGCGGTCATCTTTAGGCGAGGCTAACTTGTCTTGCTTATATTTGCATTGCCTACGCGCACAAATCTGCTTTGACGTCTCACAGGAGAAACGTATGCGTGGTTGTGTGGAATGCCTGCAGCAGTGAGGaagcggtggtggtggtgcacGCTTGGTGCCGCTGACGCCTTTGCGCTGACTCACGCAAGGTGGTAACCTGAAGTGCCTTAGTACTCAGCAGCACAATCACTCAGCACTCGGTGTGTGTCCTCGGTTCTGTCAACTGACCGATCTCGGTGCTCCTTAGCGGTGGTGTAGCCAGAAATGTTTTCGGGTgtggtgatggggggggggggggggctccactTGACCAGAGACTGGGTAGGGGGAGAAAGGGGGGATGAATGGGAAAGCCGCATATTAACACAGAAATAtttctttaggggggggggggagggcgagagGGTTGCATGAGTCCGGTGCATTGATCAGGGGGACACATAGAACCTTGGTTTTGTGTCTGTGTGCCTTGTGTTTGTGACACTTGTCCGCGCTATGGTAACCCCGTTTTACGAACGCTTGATGTTTCCATCGAGGGTTATTTCCCTAAAAGGGGCATTTCCCAACTCTGCTGCTGTGTGTCACTTGTTCGTGACACAGTGTCTGGCAAGCCTCCGTGTCCATAGGAAGGTTACCAACCCTGCTGCTGCGCATCTCTTATTCGTGACACGGTAATTTCTCCTCGTAAACTTCTGTGTCCATGGGAGGCCCCCTCGATTTGAACAAAGGGCCTCGTGAGGTGCAGTGTTGCCGCATTCTCCGTACCATGACCGCCTGGTGTTCTCTCACCTGATTGGGGTTCACAACCAGCGGCCTGTCCTGTCTGTCCGGGAACTGGGGCTGCCTggagggctgctgctgctgcaccacTGGCACTAGAGGAACAAGCACAGGGTGCGCGTTCGGCCCCCTGGTCGGAAACAGCACGTGGCCCCCGTGGGAGCTGCATAAGGGAACGAAAATCAGCCAGGATAACTGGGCGCTAAACAGGGAAGTCATTAGGTGAAACGTTCTCGCACTCCTTATCTCGACGACTCAAACGCAAGCCCTCAGACACACTAGAGCCTGCCGCGTACTCCTTACACAACTGTCGTTCCAAGCTGACAGCTGGTGGAGGGTTGTCTGTCTTGCCAGCACAAGGTGAACGATAATCTATACAGCGAGCGGATTGTAGAAATCAGCACTaaacttcaatcaatcaatcaatcaatcaatcaatcaatcaatcaatcaatcaatcaatcaatcaatcaatcaatcaatcaatcaatcaatcaatcaatcaatcaatcaatcaatcaatcaatcaatcaacttttcAACCTTCGTAGCAATCTAGCAATTTGTAGCAATtgtcctttgtagcaattcctacgaacgggtggatgtctgattttccctttattctaaGCTTACTAAATATCGACCCTAATTTTCTGAAATGAATGGAACATTTCCTTACTAACCGCTTCCAATTCGTTACTATTAACGGTCGTAACTCTCCGCCCACTCAAGTTAACTCGGGTGTACGACAAGGTTCTGTGCTGAGACCACTattatttcttatctatattaAAGATATGACTTACGATATCATCCAACATACATCTGTTCGCACACGTTTGCGTTATCTTCCGGGAAATTTCCAACGATGGTGATACCGTAATAGTTCAAGCTGGTCTGGATAATATAGTTTATTGGTGGCGGAAGTGGCTAATATAATTAAATGTTAAGAAATGGAAAATAATGCGTGTATATTCAGACATAATTCTAATCCTAGCACCTACCATCTTAACAACGATCCCTTAGATTTCGTCATGTCGTATAAATCTCTTGGtatacacattacaaataatttaACTTGGACCGTACGTCATTAACAACGCTAATCGAATGTTCGGGTACTTAACGGCGCAACTTTTCCACAGCACCTTCTACTTTGAAGTTACAGCTTCACAAGACTCTAATATGCTCGAAACTTGAATATACATATGCAATATGGGTCCCAGTCGTGTTAATCTTATTACTTCACTTGAAAAACTTCCCATCACACCACACTTCACGAAGACTTCATACTGCGGCCCCAGTACATTTCAAACCCCGTCGATCATAGCCGTAAGGTAGGAATCAATTCATGCTACACGACGCCTTTCTTTGAGCGTTTCATCCCCCGTTCATCTCATGAATGGAACCATGTTCCCTCAATTATCGTAGCCATCGCCGACAACAAGCTTTTTCACGGATCATTTGCTAGCATTGAATAATCAGGAGAACCATTACATTACCAGAACTCACTGCGCTTTTTTTTGCGTTACTCTACTACTTTGTAATCACTCCCCTCTTGGTTGCCATATGACCTTGAGGGTATCTTATATGAATAAGTAAAGATCAATccatcagtcagtcaatcaatcaattgaagaAGCAAGCGAACTGTGAAGGAAACCCGGTGAGAACTGGCCAGCACTTACTGAACGCTTCCACCAATTGCCTTACACCTTTACATAAGGGCTACGAACTTAAGTTTCGTAATTCTTGTTATCTTTGTGCTGACCGAGAGCTTCAAGgtaaaaaaggcgcctttcacaTCCACATGGGCGTACGAAGGCAAGCTAGAATGCTTACCTAAGTAAAATTTTGAACAATTGAATTCATCCCGCTTTGCTTCGCTTTCGACGTGCGGTCTTCCCCAGAGTGGCCGATCAATCGTTGTCTCGGCGCGGGTAAACAAGCGGCGGCGTGAGTCGCAGACAAGGAACGGTTCGCCCTctgctctttctgttttttttccctACAAGCCAAGACAACTACAAGAAAGGAAATAGACGACGCAGCTGGAAATGATGATGGATGATGCCAACCATGGTCATCGCAATGACCACCGGCGAAGCCTCGAAGATGCTAGCCGAAGAATATCGAAGGATATGCGTAGTAGACTAGCCGGACTTTTCGACGCAAGTAAGCAACCCGATTCACTCGAAGGAATAAAAGAACTCCATGATTGCCGCAAATTTCCCCGCGTTAGACAGACAGACCAACCTTATCTACAAAGAACATTTTGTCGGAGCTGTTAGTGCCGATACGACGCCGTCACGGTTTATTTGACATTCTGGAAATGTCCTGAATGTGCTGAACGCACTGCGCCAGGAGGGCCAGGAGTCACGGAAGTTGTCTGGTGCACACGTCTAAAGTATTTTCACATGTCCTCGTGCTAAACACCTTAAAAAAAGATAACGTTTTCGGCTTTTGTTCCAATCACTCTGCTCGAATGACTCCTCAGTCACTGTGCAGTTTTGACAGGATGCCTTTGAGAGCAAGCACAATGAAATTGGGAATCGAGTGTTAACATCGTAAATATAAGCTTGCGGCCAGTCTATATTTTAATTTACTACTGTATTATTATTGTATTACCTTAAATATTTAACCATTTACTTTCCAAGCTAGTGATTACTCTCGTGCGATAGTTTGTGCTTGGTGTTTTCTTCGTCCCTCGCAAAGTACGATTTGTTGTTGCTACGTTTACACGCTTGCAGCAACTCACTCTCTCCGGGTCACGCAGTAACCAATGGGCAAGCCGTCAGGCAGACgaataaagaaacaaattaaTGAATTACTAAACAAATACCATGTTTCATCGACTCTGTTAACCTGCgtctctcgtttcttcttttattcGACACAAGATAAACGTCGGCGCACGTCATTTTTTTCCGGATGCTCCTCAACTAAAACAGATAACAAATGAGCGTTGTGGTGGGAAGAGCGTTAAATCCATACGTGTGCTtcacttccagaaaaaaaaaaagacctccgTTCGTGTTCTTGTTGTTTCATTCAGACGCGAGTCCTTGTTTTGAGCCATATCACTTTCCTCGGTTTACGTTACTCTAAATGCCAAACAAATACGAAAGAGAACAGGAAGTCATGTGACTGGAAGATTGAGGACCTTCTAAAGCAAAGACGTCAGAGCACTGGCGTTCGTTTATACTCGAGGCGGTAATGATTACTGGCAGAGTGACTCACGGGGCCAAGAGGTCAAGTCGATAGCTTCGAAAGCACTAAAATCATCACGCTTGAAAGGGAAGCGAACAAGCAAGACTTGTTAATTTGCTTATTTTCCCCCGGTTAGTTGGACGAACGGTGCTGCTCCCAACCAGGCGAGCAATACAGCGGCGCAAGCATATATGGATCTTCGACCCGTGAATTGTAGGCTCATTGAAATGCGAGAGGCggagtccccccctcccccatgggGCTTTTCCCATGCATCTGTCTGCAATGGTAATTACCAGGAAAAGCGAATCGGCGCGCCGCTGTCGAAGCACACGCGCGCTGATTTCTTTTCTCCTCGTAATGGCTTGAGCATAGCCCGATAAAGATCTTTTTTCGGAGGCCTGTAGCATATAGTTTCGCTTTCTGGCGCGGTGCCCTCTTGCTTTATTAATTGAATGGCCGATCTTGGGGAAGTTTTTACAGCCTCTTTGAGTTCACCATACATGCACGTTTTATAAGGCGTCAGTGTGTACCTATAGGGTTCACTCAGCCCCTGCAAAAGTTTCGCCTCAATTTGTAATCTTCTCTGCGTTTACTGATCCGCACACGCGGGTTAGCGCTTAAAAGCAAATGCAGGCACGTGCGCCTGCTCACGTGTCACGTGGTTCCAAAGGTATGAGCCTCAGAGAGGAAGCAGGTGTTCACCGAAAGTGCTTTCAAGCTGACGCTGTAGAAAGCTGCAGTGTGTGGAAGTTTGCGGCATCTGAAAGTCGACAGCAAATGCTATTGCGCTGAGGCGCCCAGCATTGCCTCTTCACTTATTCATTCGGTTCGTAGTGCGGGCACTGTAGAGTGACACGGAGCATTGGATACAACTGCAAACCTGGGTCGTCACTGCCAACGCGGTTCAACGCACCCGAGTCCAACGACTACCGTCTGGTAGCCTCCGAGATAGCCGGGCTGGTAAGCGGACTGGAAGGACTGGTAGCCAGGCTGGTAGCCAGTTTGGTAGGTGGCCTGGTACGGCTGGGGGTAACCGTTGTGGTAGGGGAGCGGATAGTCGGAGTGCACCAGGGAGTACGGGTTGGCCACAGGGTAGCCTGCGGGTATTGACGTCACCGACAGGCAGAACAGCCCAAGCAGCAGCACCACAGAAACCTGCACAggaggaaaaaaatataaaccaTTCCGTTGAGCTCGTTACGAAAGGTCAAAATCAATTTAGCCCAAAATTCTTGATGACCGAACTTGTTTGGATTCACCATTGATCATCGCACGAGATTTCGTTTGAGTTTTGGAGCTTTACCTCAAGGAAAACCCATTTTTCCCTGAGGAAGATAAAAACTGTTTCAGATTCTGATTTTGAATTTGCCGTAGAACACGATACGTCTGCATCGAATGTGGGAGCGTTGGTGTTGCCCGAACGCAAGACAGTTTTGTGTGGTGACGCCCGTTCAGCGTGATGAGGTTCACAATACGTGTACCGTGCCTACATTTAACTCTAGTATTCTGGAACGTTTGGTTATGCATGACACCCTACATCGAGTCAAGATGATGGACGACAGCCCTTTGCCTCAACTGAAATGAACAGCGATCACGGCTCGAAAATCTTGTTATCAGCCACTTTCCGAATCCACACTTGAAAGCACTGTATAGTACAGAGCTTAATGATCTGGTTGATATAGAGCACATCATCTGGTCCTGCTACCACTTCTGTTCTGCTACAGCTCGGAAGCCCGGGCTCGGGCCTCCCCGATAGCCCAGGCCCGGCCTGGCCCGCGGGTCGGGCTCGGGTTGGGTAAGCTACGTATATTGCTTTCTGTGACCCCAAGCATTaaagaaagtaaaaataaaatgggGAAGCCCGCACCACCAGGTAGGCACAGCAGGGGTTAAtgccaataaaaaataaacgaaaagggGAAGCGTTAGCATCTCAATGAGTTTTAAGGAAGATCCAGttatgaaaagaaaaagcgaagGCAAGCCGGACGTATAGGAGTGGACGAAATGGCATACACATTTGAAGGGGATTTAAATGCCTCACAAAGTCTAGGAGCGTGCTCCTATTGCAATAATCAGGCCCCGGTAATCAGCAGCGCCGCAGCTCAATCATGGAACCAAACAGCCCCCCAGGGCCACCCACCCACCGCCCTGGCAATCACGCGCAGCATGTGCGAATTTTATTGAAATCTTGACAGTTTGTGTGAGCAGTGCGCTCTTCGGCACCCTGTAAATGTACAGGATCCAGATAAGAGCAGCTGTCGCCAGAAATGTGGAACGCTTCACGATCTTGCGTGACATCCTTGCGCAGGGGCCATGCTAATTGTGGACCCGCGCTGGGCTCGGGCCTCGGTCAGTCCCGTAATAGGTCCGGGTCTAAGTCAGGTCCGCAATATGCGGGGTATGCTATTGGTAAGAACTTTATTTCGTCAGCTTTATGTGGGCGGATTAGGTGGGCTCGCAGTCCCATGTTATGCGATTCAGTGTTGCCAGTCCCCACAGAAACTAGAGTGGGCTCAGCCGCGTGGACACAGTCAAAACAGTCTCTAAAAAATGTCCTGTGCCGCGGATCATAGCATCACAATTACCGAGAATtggacaaagcttcgcttacgctCAAGGGCTAACGGGCCGAACCGGGCCGGGCCGGGTTGGGCGTGATCGGGACGGGCCGGGCCGGTTGTGGGACAGGTGGGAAATTACCGAGTTGGGCTCAGGCGGGCTGACACATAGCACTTTCGACCAGTGGTCTAGTATGTAGCATGAGGTGTGACTGCTACATACGGCGCGTAGCCTGCCGTATGCTTCGAAAAAGTGATGTGTGTCAATTGTTGGAAGTGTCGATATTGTTGGCGACGTTTGAAGCTGtagtctttctttctctattgtgGGGATATTTGTGTGCGGGGTGTTTGTTGTGTTGACATTATTTTGTCTTGTGTTTCTTTTACCTATTTGGTGTTCTGTGACTCGTGGTACATCTCGTGTGAAAATAAGTAGAAGCCTGCACCAACTGTTGGTGCCAAAGTCTCCTTATTTAGTGGTgccaattaaagaaatgaaaaattattcGATGCAAGGCAAGCCAGAGATCAGAAAAAAAGTAGAAATGGATTACTCAACCAATAAATttacaagaagcaaaaaaaaaacacttcgtcGTTATGTATAGGAATACACACAGCCAATTATAACCAAGCCTAATGTTTGAAACTAGAAGGGGCTCGACAATGCATCATATGCATATCATGAATAGCAGACGACCGCAATGAAGACTCGGCAAATTCTGCTTCTCTGTACAGTGacattgaattttgaaaatttgttccCGATCATCATTTTTTTCGTGCGAGAAAACTGACGTTACGTATCTTGTCAACCAGCCGCGATGGCCCAGTGGCTACGGCGTGAAGCTACTAAGCGCGAGGTTACGGGTTCGAAACCCACAATCCGGAGCCCTTCGCGAATTGCGGCGTGCCTCCATGTCCACTGCGCCAGATTTGAAACGAATTAAAGCACACAAATTAATTTGCTTATAATTTTGTCTTGGCGTCGTAttgttttgtgacgtcacgatcAGCAGGTGGTTGATACCCTGTTTATGTTCGTGACTTCAGTGCGATAAGACATGACAATTAATACAGGAGAGAAATCTCTGAATTGTACAGCAATTTCCTGCTCCTGACGTCACGTGAATGTTCTAAATAACAGAGACCATAAAAAATGACGAAAATGGAGAAACAAAAACTTGTTTCCTTAAGGTATCCACATGTAAAGGGGAAAACATTGTCCTCCACCCGAATCATGGCACGATGCAACAAAGGGAAACAATACGGGTTTccccagaaagaaagcttcgcggttgaagaaaaatttgtcttgGTCCGGCGTTCAAATCTAGGACTCGCAAGGGTTCTCTTTGCAACATCGTGCTACAACTTCGGCTAGATgatagttttttttcctttcatgcgCTTTCCTCCCCTTTGCGTGCTTCCGCGGATTTGATTTACAATTTCACACGtgcaggtgaaaaaagaaattaatggTAAAGAAAGCAGGCATGAACTAATTCCCGTATTCCTTGAAGCTCGACAAATGAACCACGTAAACATTACTGAAGTTCACTCAAAAGCCTCGGGCTAAATTGTATATTGTCGAAATAAGAAAACGCTCGCTTGACGCATGGAAGCAAGGAAAATATATCGACATCATGGAGTGGTTGCAGAGTATTACCTGCACAGAAAGGTATGGAAGAGAGAGACGAAACCGCAATGTCCACTGGTGCGGGCTGTAAGCCCGGGCCAGCAACGGCTCCACTGCGCTTAGAGGTCCGCTGGCGAAAGCAACATCTGGTGATAATATGTAACTCATCACGCGTTAGTCACAACATGAATGGTAGATTTTTAACGGAGTGAAAAAGTTGGACGCCTCTTTTCAACCACGAGTAAAAGTTCTAACATGCGCGTGTGTATTGGCAGTAAGAAAAACTGCTGATAATTTCGTCGCATGCGCAGGCAACGGACAAAGCATACGTCATAAATAAGAAAGTCGGCGTGAATTATATACAACACAAAAAAGTACCTAAAAAACAACCCGCATTAGCATCGCTGAGGTCTGCTCAAAGGCGTAGTGCAGAATTTCATGGGCAGAAAACACCAAACCAGAAAAATAAGAGATCGTATCAATAATTAAATTATTGAGTtgcacgtgtcaaaaccacggtatcattatgaggcactccgtaatGTGGGGGactgtggattttttttttggccacctggggttctttacggaacatgcaatgcacggtacacgggtggtTTCTGCATTTCTCCCCCACCGAAATACGGTCGGGacacgaacccgcgacctcaggcttggcagcgcaacaccgaAGCCACTACGTTTCCACGGCGGGTGAGATGACATAAAGGAATAGCTTTCCAGTAGATTACCGGAACGAGAAGGTATTGTCACATTGTGGCTAGTGACGTCGAAGCGACGAAGACAAACAATATACGTGTGTCAATAATAAGCAACCATGGGCACATGCCGTGATCACGTAACGTGACCGTGTCACATGCGGCGTGGTCATATCCCTCGTGAATGAATGGACGAAAATTTAGCGATTCCTTCTGTGCGTTCGCAGGAGTTATGGTGTGCGTGGAGATGTCTCATAACACAGACGCCACCGGCGAATGAGcgacgtgaaataaaaaaaaatatgaaaggagTTTCGTCACATACAAATATGCCACCTGAGCCTTCATTCTACCACAAACTAAACCAGACTTGCCCGCAGATCTCAAGAGATTGCGCCGTATAATAAAATGTGCCACAGAGGGCCGTATAAGTGCGTGTGCTTGAGCCTGTCGTCTGGAAGGCAAGACATTGAGTCACGAACCGTCTGGCTTCTCAATCTAAGGAATCAGCAATTGAAGTGAGCCTCTTATGAAATCTTGTAAATGTGACCACTGGCTCTTtgctcaagattttgaaccaatcacacgaaagaaaaagaaacgcgcaaAAAATGTGCAGACCGTGTCCTTGACTGCGCAAGGCGACGAAGCGAAACGCCTCCGTCAAATGTGCGGCGGAAACTTTGCCGCTCTCGCTTCTGGTTTGCAGTTCTAAACGAcgcgttttctctctttttcttcgcCGCTGAGTAATGATCTCTCGTCGGCAAGGCCATGGGTGCTTGAGCGTACGAGATAAAGGAAGGCTGCTGAACTCTTGCGGTAACCAGTCTAGATGACCAGAGGAGATGTGCTATAAGGCCCTCATGGCTCAATTGCAATTTTAATAAGACTGCTATAAATAATAAGCTGCTGCATAAACGCAAAAgctgtgtttttgttttggtACTGTTGGACTATCGTGATAAGTCACGTGTGTTAAGTGTGGAAATAAACCATGCGGACTTCATCAGCATCATCACACTTATCAACGATGATCATGACCACAAGTGATGATAGTGAAGATACGCAATACCATGAAGTCACGTTTAATGGGCTATATCGTGTTCTGCAATACCTGGATTAAACGCAAATAGTTGGTGCAAATGAATAAAACACGTCTTATTGGCCACTAATGTTTACGGCAGGGGCTCCCAAACTTTCTGGCCTTGAGGAACCCCACCTGCCTTCACAGATTGCCACAGAACCATCCCCCCCCTCTCCCGGCCCTCTCGCATCAATGTACTTATGTGCTCGCGATGATTGTTGCGATTAAATTACTCGAAGGCTGGTTTCAATAGTTGGCTTCAGCTTGCAGCCTATGCAAGTCCATTCCCATTCAGACCACCCTGCGTGCACGAGTGAAACGCGTCCAGTGTGGACGCTGTGGGCTCCTCGAATCGCACAGCAACGAGTCCTGAACGCTGCTGCTTCGATGGTTTTTCTCACGAGGACAGCCGAAGTGCGAAGATGGTGGTTTTAATAGTTCAATTTTGCGTTCCGCGAACGCAGACGTTCGCGTTAGTTGGTTAATTtgagtttattggcgcaaaagtgactaaggccatgctgcaccAACGTTCGCGTTCGTGGACATGTAACTGGGCatgtacgggtcccgaaacgtctgtgttattttcaccttgacttggtcagtgaccgcaatttcttcatcaagtGGCCATGTAACACCCAACTCAAAGTTTCAGTAGGATCGTTTTTAAATGAACCTGGTTTCAGTCTGATGTAGTATTGTGATCTAGTACCAGAGTGATTAAATAAATTAGAAGCATCATGCCTTGACCAAGCAGGAATTCGCATTCGAAGCGAAACTTGTGCCCCAGAAACTTTCGTGACTTACTGTACACGGTGCGTTTATGTATAAAACAAAACACCAGATCTACATTTAAAGCGGGTTAGTCTCGTGCACATGCCGAAAAGTAGCGTTCTACGAACGCGATTCTTGAAAATGGAACGGCGGTGAATAGTGTTCTGTGAAGTTTTAAGGAATCGCTCTCCTAAACACAAATTAACTATTCCATTTTACAATGGTGCAGAGTGGGTGTCTTGACGTTCTTTTGCGTTTAGCCGGAAGAACATTCTGGCGTTACTTAGGTTCAGCCACAAGGTTCATCGTGTTCACCACGTGGCATGACATTCAGCGATCGACTGCACCCAATGTGTTCATACTTGCGGACATGAAATCGCACAAAAGTTCATTATTAAATATCATTCTGTTCAACCACGTTTCGTTCAGGTTTTATAGTACGCAAAGCACTGCTGCGCGATACTGGGTTACACAACGATTTATGCTCACCGGTGCTCGGCAAGCGGTAGTGCACCGTTAGATCTGCCAGGTACGCTATATCAATTCTACGCTTTATGTCAGTCCGTGCCGACGTCTTCTTTCCTCGCTATCTGCGTTTCGCTCTTACTGTTCTAAATCAACGCAGCCTTTTCAGTATTCCCCTCGTGTAACGGCACATGCACCAAAGAACGGCCCACTAAAATAACGAGCGAGTAACTGCGAAAAGGGCACCCCGTGGGCTTTCTCGAATAACAGGGCTGTCCGAGAGAGTGTCTATAAATAAAATCGCGACCTCTCCCCTCTGTAAACGATCCAGCCGACAAATGAGCGAAAAGCTGTAGTGACAGAAGCATCCCGACGCGACTAGAAACCGAGCACGCCGCGCCAACAAAACACTGTCGGCCGAGTCGGCGAACTGTAATTTGTACATCTTTCTTTATTACGTGTTTTCCCCGACCGGTGGCGTTTAGAGCAAAGAAGAAGAGGACGGagacaaactgaaaaaaaagaaaggcgaagtcTTGGGCTACGTGCTGGACTGTCTATACTCTCCCACACGATTACCGTTTTCCTTTTCGAAACACAGGAACAAGTTGCGTCACAGCCGCGCAGTTTGCCCTCGCCGGATTTCTTAATTCATTTctagggggtggggggtggggggcgtaGGCAGATGCTGTTTTGAAAAATGCCCTGTTGTTTCCTGTGCGTAAACGCAGTAGTGTGACGGCGTACACCAAGCGCGGGAGTGGACGAGGGGGAGAGGGCGTGGGTttgaggaggagggaagcgaccGGTGAACGACCGGATGAATTCAAGGACGAGCTTTCTGAAAACTCGACGTCGCTCGAAGCGGCCGGACAGGCAAACCGTTGGCCGGCCGAGGGTCATTTTAACGGCTCGCACAGCGCCTTGGCGCGTGTACGCGTTCTACGCAAATGCTCGAACCAGCCACGGGTGCCGCGATCCGACGCACGCGCTGATCGGCACTGCAGAGAGCAGGGATGGCCATTCCGGACATTGTTGTCAAATTTCTCCGTGCTGTCGAGTTTCCGCCACCTTGTTAACTCTGATTGGTTCAGAGGGTTGCTACGGCATTTCTAATTGGCTAACTATGCCGCCACTACGGCATCTGACCACATAGCGGAATCGGATGATGTCCGTGATCGTATCACCGGaggcattaattttttttttttttttgccaaaagGTTACCGGAGGGAACCATGGCGGCCGCAATCATTTAGCTAACGTGGGAATAATGGGGGTGGCACGTAGATTTGTCTGTTCGTGCTCGTGGCTTCTGACTTTGTTGCTGATTCTGTAATCATTTATCGCGTTTCATTATGGGACATTCTTAAGTGACCGTAGTTTTCTGAGGACATCGAGATAACAAGTCCCAGCGCGTACGGATAATCGTTGCGAGGTGTCGCATTTATAAGGCAAACGTTTGCTGAAAATTACGATTTTGCAAAAGTCACAAAGTTGCTTGCAGCCAGAAGGAAGAAGTatagaaaataaatgtgcatatTTTTCTCCTCAATACCTATATATAATGCAATATGTATGTGAATTAAAATAATGTAGCCCTGCTGCCTGCCAGACACTGCCGTTCAAactctatatatatatctggCTTCGGCGGGCCTGATATCTACACTGTGTCCTTGTAACATTGCGTGataaaatatattattattattattattattattattattactattattattattattattattattattattattattattattattattattattattattattattattattattattcattggGGTTATATCTGCACTACTAGCTCTTGTCGACAACTCTGTGGCCTGATCGAATAACCTGAGTGATTAACAGCCTTAGTCAAcacaacaaaggaaaaaaaaacagaaggattTCAGAATAAGAAAACAAATTTACGCATGCAGTCTCAGA encodes:
- the LOC142589912 gene encoding uncharacterized protein LOC142589912 isoform X2; this translates as MSVSVVLLLGLFCLSVTSIPAGYPVANPYSLVHSDYPLPYHNGYPQPYQATYQTGYQPGYQSFQSAYQPGYLGGYQTVVVGLGSHGGHVLFPTRGPNAHPVLVPLVPVVQQQQPSRQPQFPDRQDRPLVVNPNQVIRAEAPDNRRHSNGRQEPEEVIDVIVDRKPVTAQ
- the LOC142589912 gene encoding uncharacterized protein LOC142589912 isoform X1 gives rise to the protein MRSPVSVVLLLGLFCLSVTSIPAGYPVANPYSLVHSDYPLPYHNGYPQPYQATYQTGYQPGYQSFQSAYQPGYLGGYQTVVVGLGSHGGHVLFPTRGPNAHPVLVPLVPVVQQQQPSRQPQFPDRQDRPLVVNPNQVIRAEAPDNRRHSNGRQEPEEVIDVIVDRKPVTAQ